The Moraxella osloensis genome contains a region encoding:
- the bfr gene encoding bacterioferritin produces MQVDKEILRALNQVLGQALIAINQYFLHARIAKNWGLSELNEKLYHQSIHEMKWADDLIERILMLDGLPNLQELGKILIGENVGEILRCDLQLEYQKTDIIKNAIALCEQQRDFVSRKLLIKLKDGSEAHIDWLETQIELMTSMSIENYTQSLLDS; encoded by the coding sequence ATGCAAGTCGATAAAGAAATTCTAAGAGCGCTAAACCAAGTTTTGGGTCAGGCATTAATTGCTATCAACCAATACTTCTTACACGCGCGTATCGCCAAAAACTGGGGACTGAGTGAACTCAATGAAAAATTGTATCATCAGTCGATTCATGAGATGAAATGGGCAGATGACCTCATTGAGCGTATCTTAATGCTAGATGGTCTGCCAAACTTGCAAGAGCTTGGCAAAATTTTAATCGGTGAAAATGTTGGTGAAATTTTGCGTTGTGATTTGCAATTAGAGTATCAAAAAACTGACATCATCAAAAATGCGATTGCTTTATGTGAGCAGCAGCGTGATTTTGTCTCTCGCAAATTATTGATCAAACTCAAAGACGGGAGTGAAGCGCACATTGATTGGCTAGAAACGCAGATAGAACTAATGACCTCGATGAGCATCGAAAATTATACGCAAAGTTTATTAGATTCATAG
- a CDS encoding zinc-binding alcohol dehydrogenase family protein produces MKAVSYVINNQDDFKNSLVDIEKAKPTLKERDVLVKVQAISVNPVDTKVRKNSSEANNRILGWDAVGEIIEVGSKVTSFKVGDCVWYAGDLTRDGSNAEFQAVDERIISLKPITVSNAEAAALPLTAITAWEMLFDRFQISETEVGSILIIGGAGGVGSIAIQLLKAKTNLTVITTASREETKSWVKSLGADHVIDHSKDLNEQIETLGIEKPKYVFSTNHTDTYIKQIVALIAPQGKLGVIDDPQTFDIMPFKTKSISIHWEFMFTRSMFETDDIEKQGELLQQVAQLVDQQKIRSTLNQNLGKINAANLEKAHKLLESGKSKGKIVLENF; encoded by the coding sequence ATGAAAGCCGTATCGTATGTTATAAATAACCAGGATGATTTTAAAAATTCATTGGTAGATATTGAAAAAGCGAAGCCTACGCTTAAAGAGCGTGATGTACTGGTAAAAGTTCAGGCAATCTCTGTGAATCCAGTTGATACCAAAGTGAGAAAAAATTCGTCTGAAGCAAATAATCGTATTTTAGGTTGGGATGCCGTTGGGGAAATTATCGAAGTTGGCTCAAAAGTTACCTCGTTTAAAGTAGGAGATTGTGTTTGGTATGCTGGCGATTTAACCCGAGATGGTAGTAATGCTGAGTTTCAAGCAGTCGATGAACGGATTATCAGTCTTAAACCCATTACAGTATCTAATGCAGAGGCCGCAGCATTGCCATTAACTGCAATAACGGCATGGGAAATGCTGTTTGATCGCTTTCAAATTTCAGAAACAGAAGTTGGCAGTATTTTAATTATTGGTGGTGCAGGCGGTGTAGGATCAATCGCTATCCAACTCCTAAAAGCAAAAACCAATCTGACCGTGATAACCACAGCGTCACGAGAAGAAACCAAATCTTGGGTAAAATCATTGGGTGCCGACCATGTCATCGACCATAGCAAAGATTTAAACGAACAAATCGAGACACTAGGCATTGAAAAACCAAAATACGTATTCTCTACCAATCATACAGACACCTATATCAAGCAAATAGTTGCTCTGATTGCACCACAAGGCAAGCTTGGAGTGATCGATGATCCACAAACCTTTGATATTATGCCGTTTAAAACTAAATCTATTTCTATCCATTGGGAGTTCATGTTCACCCGCTCAATGTTTGAAACCGATGATATTGAAAAGCAAGGTGAACTGTTGCAACAGGTTGCCCAATTAGTTGACCAGCAAAAAATTAGAAGTACCCTCAACCAAAATTTAGGCAAAATTAACGCTGCAAACTTGGAGAAGGCACATAAGCTACTTGAATCAGGCAAGTCAAAAGGCAAAATTGTACTAGAAAACTTCTAA
- a CDS encoding putative quinol monooxygenase, which translates to MVKTALYVRLEAKPGKEQQVEDFLKAGLPIVNEEPATVAWFGLRLGPSTFGIFDAFPDEAGREAHLSGKVAAALMAQADELFSEPPSIEKVEVLASKLPA; encoded by the coding sequence ATGGTTAAAACCGCTTTATATGTCCGTCTTGAAGCTAAACCAGGTAAAGAACAACAAGTAGAAGATTTCCTAAAAGCGGGTCTGCCTATCGTCAATGAAGAACCAGCTACAGTTGCATGGTTTGGGCTACGCCTTGGACCTTCAACCTTTGGTATCTTTGATGCATTCCCTGATGAGGCAGGTCGCGAAGCGCATTTATCGGGCAAGGTTGCCGCCGCTTTGATGGCTCAAGCAGATGAACTATTTTCAGAGCCGCCTTCTATTGAAAAAGTAGAGGTGTTGGCGAGCAAACTACCAGCTTAA
- a CDS encoding DUF1330 domain-containing protein — protein MSAYVVFTREQTTDAEELAQYAQKAPLAREGRELTPLAFYGQLEVLEGNEIEGAVILRFPDMAAARDWYNSPVYQEALQHRLKGANYRAFIIEGVEDAI, from the coding sequence ATGTCTGCGTATGTGGTATTTACCCGTGAGCAAACTACAGATGCTGAGGAACTGGCGCAATATGCACAAAAAGCGCCGCTTGCTCGTGAAGGTCGTGAGCTAACACCCTTGGCTTTTTATGGTCAATTAGAAGTGCTTGAAGGCAATGAAATTGAAGGCGCTGTTATTTTACGCTTTCCTGATATGGCAGCCGCGCGAGACTGGTATAACAGTCCCGTCTATCAAGAAGCATTACAACATCGCCTAAAAGGAGCAAATTATCGTGCCTTTATCATTGAAGGTGTTGAAGACGCTATTTAA
- a CDS encoding TetR/AcrR family transcriptional regulator, producing the protein MEHAPIKKSETKRLHILNTSSELILRKGFSGVGLQEILQSCEIPKGSFYHYFKSKESFGCELVQYYVDNYQRRLDELWRSDQSAYQKLIGYFNLWIEDPDAPCSWADSCLIVKLAAEVADLSEDMRAIMSDGVDKVIKRIAEVIVLGKQDGSIQAETDALTLSQVTYQMWMGAALLSKLQKDKTPLHQALKATAFLLKSGQS; encoded by the coding sequence ATGGAGCATGCCCCTATCAAGAAGTCTGAAACGAAACGCTTACACATTCTTAACACCAGTTCTGAGCTGATTTTGCGTAAAGGTTTTAGCGGTGTGGGATTACAAGAAATATTACAAAGCTGCGAGATTCCTAAAGGTTCATTTTATCATTACTTCAAATCTAAAGAGTCTTTCGGCTGTGAATTGGTACAGTATTATGTAGATAATTACCAACGCCGTTTGGATGAACTATGGCGTAGCGACCAATCCGCTTACCAAAAACTAATCGGCTATTTTAACCTATGGATTGAAGATCCTGATGCGCCGTGTAGTTGGGCAGATAGCTGTTTAATTGTAAAACTTGCTGCAGAAGTCGCTGACCTATCTGAAGATATGCGCGCTATTATGTCCGACGGCGTCGATAAGGTAATCAAGCGGATTGCTGAAGTCATCGTTTTGGGCAAGCAAGATGGGTCTATCCAAGCAGAGACTGATGCTTTGACGTTGTCCCAAGTGACTTACCAAATGTGGATGGGCGCAGCGTTATTAAGTAAGCTGCAAAAAGATAAAACACCCTTACATCAAGCGCTAAAAGCGACGGCGTTTTTATTAAAAAGTGGACAGTCTTAA
- a CDS encoding phosphodiester glycosidase family protein, whose product MTLSNITKTQAVVVSLCLALLLVASIGLARQFTAKAVPDCQRKNQPFDYSICELDAKNAANFSLQWQNPSSTNHPLLLTFTTLRDYLASQQPAKTLLFAMNAGMYDGNFAPIGYTVINGKQIRALNLKQGGGNFHLMPNGVFWQDRQGFYITESQSMAKKLASGAKPIFATQSGPMLVIDGNIHPAFDANSTSRKYRNGVGVCDRNPSRVKFVISDTPVSFYEFADLFKSQLGCDNALFLDGGSASALYSQTLSRNDNKYMGVMIAVTQDK is encoded by the coding sequence ATGACGCTCTCAAATATCACAAAAACACAAGCGGTTGTGGTAAGCCTATGCTTGGCGCTATTATTGGTGGCAAGTATCGGTTTGGCACGTCAGTTTACTGCCAAAGCCGTCCCAGATTGTCAGCGCAAAAACCAGCCGTTCGACTATAGTATCTGTGAGCTTGATGCTAAAAATGCGGCGAATTTTTCACTACAGTGGCAAAATCCCTCGTCCACGAACCACCCATTATTACTCACCTTTACTACCCTGCGCGATTATTTGGCAAGCCAGCAACCTGCCAAAACCTTGTTGTTTGCGATGAACGCAGGGATGTACGATGGCAATTTTGCGCCGATTGGGTATACGGTCATCAATGGCAAGCAAATCCGAGCCCTAAATCTCAAGCAAGGCGGCGGCAACTTTCACTTAATGCCCAACGGGGTATTTTGGCAAGACCGTCAAGGTTTTTATATCACTGAAAGTCAAAGCATGGCAAAAAAACTGGCAAGCGGGGCAAAACCGATTTTTGCCACCCAATCTGGACCCATGCTGGTCATCGATGGTAATATCCATCCGGCATTTGATGCCAATAGTACCTCGAGAAAATACCGCAATGGTGTTGGCGTGTGTGATCGCAATCCTAGCCGCGTCAAATTTGTGATAAGCGATACCCCTGTCAGCTTTTATGAGTTTGCCGATTTATTCAAATCGCAATTGGGCTGTGACAATGCGTTGTTTTTGGATGGCGGTAGTGCCTCGGCATTGTATAGTCAGACGCTGTCACGCAATGACAATAAATATATGGGTGTGATGATTGCGGTGACACAAGACAAATAA
- the ndk gene encoding nucleoside-diphosphate kinase → MAIERTLSIIKPDAVAGNHIGEIYSRFEKAGLKVVAAKMLHLDNEKAGGFYAEHKERPFYNDLVSFMTSGPVVVSVLEGENAVAHHREIMGATNPKDAAEGTIRRDFANSIDENAVHGSDSTTSAAREISYFFNDNEVCPRTR, encoded by the coding sequence ATGGCCATTGAACGCACGTTATCAATTATCAAACCTGACGCAGTCGCAGGCAACCACATTGGCGAAATCTACAGCCGTTTTGAAAAAGCAGGCTTAAAAGTTGTGGCAGCAAAAATGTTGCATTTAGACAACGAAAAGGCGGGCGGTTTCTACGCTGAGCACAAAGAGCGTCCATTTTACAATGATTTAGTCTCTTTTATGACTTCAGGTCCAGTGGTAGTATCGGTACTTGAAGGGGAAAACGCAGTGGCGCACCACCGTGAAATCATGGGCGCTACCAACCCAAAAGACGCCGCTGAAGGCACGATTCGTCGTGACTTTGCAAACAGCATTGATGAAAACGCGGTTCACGGTTCAGACTCAACCACATCTGCAGCCCGTGAAATCAGCTACTTTTTCAATGACAATGAAGTTTGCCCACGTACGCGTTAA
- the ispF gene encoding 2-C-methyl-D-erythritol 2,4-cyclodiphosphate synthase: MIRIGQGIDVHAFVNDGTENQFITLGGVQIPHTHSLLAHSDGDVVLHALCDALLGALALGDIGQFFPDTDERFRNIDSTILLNQVYQFIQSKGFTLINADITIMAERPKLLPYRTEIQSRIAGVMGCAADQISVKATTTEKLGFTGRQEGIMVSCVVLLEQVTSSN, encoded by the coding sequence ATGATAAGAATCGGTCAGGGTATCGATGTCCATGCCTTTGTCAACGATGGCACAGAAAACCAATTTATAACATTAGGCGGGGTGCAAATTCCTCATACCCACAGTTTGCTTGCGCATTCTGATGGCGATGTGGTGTTACATGCGTTGTGTGATGCGTTGCTTGGTGCATTGGCACTGGGCGATATTGGGCAGTTTTTCCCAGATACCGATGAGCGTTTTCGCAATATAGATTCGACCATTTTGCTGAACCAAGTGTACCAATTTATCCAATCAAAAGGCTTTACGCTTATCAATGCCGACATCACCATCATGGCGGAGCGTCCAAAACTATTGCCTTATCGTACCGAGATTCAGTCGCGTATTGCCGGTGTCATGGGCTGCGCGGCTGACCAAATCAGCGTCAAAGCCACCACGACTGAGAAGCTTGGGTTTACCGGTCGTCAAGAAGGCATTATGGTAAGCTGCGTGGTGTTGCTTGAACAAGTGACTTCATCAAATTAA
- the grxD gene encoding Grx4 family monothiol glutaredoxin: MTDMNQTDIEQTIRDQIAQHSVLLYMKGTPQFPQCGFSARAVDVLTQIGRPFAFVNILENPEIRATLPQIANWPTFPQLWVAGELIGGSDIIYQMFQDGELQPLIEANSPAV, encoded by the coding sequence ATGACTGATATGAACCAAACTGACATCGAACAAACCATCCGTGACCAAATCGCTCAACACAGCGTATTGCTTTATATGAAAGGCACGCCACAGTTCCCACAATGCGGTTTTTCTGCGCGTGCGGTGGATGTACTAACCCAAATTGGTCGCCCATTTGCGTTTGTCAACATTCTTGAAAACCCAGAAATCCGTGCAACTTTGCCACAGATTGCTAACTGGCCAACTTTCCCACAATTATGGGTGGCAGGTGAGCTGATTGGCGGCAGCGATATCATCTATCAAATGTTCCAAGACGGTGAATTACAACCCCTAATTGAAGCCAATAGCCCAGCGGTTTAG
- the dnaX gene encoding DNA polymerase III subunit gamma/tau has protein sequence MYQVLARKYRPKNFHELLGQEHVSKALINAIHNQRLHHAYLFTGTRGVGKTTIARILAKCLNCETGVTSEPCGVCGVCQSIDSGRFIDLIEIDAASRTKVEDTRELLDNVPYAPTQGRYKVYLIDEVHMLSTHSFNALLKTLEEPPAHVKFLLATTDPQKLPITIISRCLQFVLRPLPQVALAEYLGTILNKEQISYEPDALWQLSSSAKGSVRDALSLTDQAIAFGNGNVTDEVIRQMLGLIDQADVIAILANIYQQNTQQLTQAIQLLREQVVDAKAVFDRLAETLHQLAILQALPNFDLQINRQQSEQLQQLAQQLPAELLQLYYDIVVKSRENLALANTPMQALEMCLLRLMAFKPLHRNQIPLRPPIANNPDSQSPDSQSPDSQSPDFQIVDTTPSEAIQGAKSSVLAEVSVQVTSEQSDNNLSDDNLLKSASNVDSVDSVEQGIEESIEQQVFDDSHLISIDKAAFNTTTQQTPPIEDDAIANRLSDLQPSASHYEMTAPTMVTEDSASIKKNEPASVAVATNVNVNVDNSHHTMAAEGSDIADISPLALLKPTHVPLEGEWTPAKWDYWVFNAREQGWLDDDELVLAKRGVMTGEIHGVSQFVTEQSFLTHTATFDNFCQKLRQRFEGIDIRLAEGASNFQALEKLTPEALQEAREKLALQQATHQLEQQAVTQALLQQHASISSVKLIQ, from the coding sequence ATGTATCAAGTCCTAGCACGCAAATATCGTCCAAAAAACTTCCATGAGCTGCTGGGACAAGAACATGTGTCCAAAGCATTAATCAATGCCATCCATAACCAGCGCTTGCATCATGCGTATCTATTTACGGGTACGCGCGGTGTCGGTAAAACTACCATTGCCCGTATTTTGGCGAAATGCCTTAACTGTGAGACAGGGGTGACAAGCGAGCCTTGTGGTGTATGTGGTGTATGCCAATCCATCGATAGCGGTCGCTTTATTGATTTGATTGAGATTGATGCGGCATCACGTACCAAAGTTGAAGATACCCGTGAATTACTCGACAACGTACCGTATGCACCAACCCAGGGTCGCTACAAAGTCTATCTAATTGATGAAGTGCATATGCTATCGACGCATAGTTTTAATGCGCTACTAAAAACCCTCGAAGAGCCGCCAGCGCATGTGAAGTTTCTGCTTGCGACCACAGACCCACAAAAACTGCCCATTACCATCATCTCGCGTTGTCTGCAATTTGTACTCAGACCTTTGCCGCAAGTGGCGCTCGCTGAATATCTTGGCACGATTCTTAACAAAGAGCAAATTAGCTACGAGCCTGATGCCTTATGGCAGCTATCGAGCAGTGCCAAAGGCTCCGTGCGCGATGCGTTGTCACTTACTGACCAAGCCATTGCGTTTGGCAATGGCAATGTCACAGATGAAGTGATTCGCCAGATGCTTGGCTTAATTGACCAAGCCGATGTCATCGCTATCCTTGCCAATATTTACCAGCAAAATACCCAGCAGCTGACGCAGGCTATTCAGCTTCTGCGTGAGCAGGTGGTGGATGCCAAAGCCGTATTTGACAGGTTGGCTGAGACGCTACATCAATTGGCAATTTTGCAGGCGTTGCCAAATTTTGATTTGCAAATCAATCGCCAGCAAAGCGAGCAATTGCAACAACTGGCTCAGCAGTTACCCGCAGAGCTATTACAACTGTATTATGACATTGTGGTAAAAAGCCGTGAAAACTTGGCATTAGCCAATACGCCGATGCAAGCGCTCGAGATGTGTTTACTCCGCTTGATGGCGTTCAAGCCACTGCATCGCAATCAAATCCCGCTTCGTCCGCCAATCGCTAATAACCCTGATTCTCAAAGTCCCGATTCTCAAAGTCCTGATTCTCAAAGTCCTGATTTTCAAATTGTTGATACAACGCCTAGCGAAGCCATACAAGGTGCAAAATCTTCAGTGCTGGCTGAAGTTAGCGTACAAGTAACTTCGGAGCAGAGTGATAATAACTTATCGGATGACAATCTGCTCAAATCTGCTTCAAACGTTGATAGCGTTGATAGCGTTGAACAAGGCATTGAAGAAAGCATTGAACAACAGGTATTTGATGATAGCCATTTAATATCTATCGATAAAGCCGCGTTCAATACCACCACACAGCAAACGCCACCCATAGAAGACGATGCCATTGCCAATCGCTTATCTGACTTGCAACCCAGTGCCAGTCATTATGAGATGACCGCACCGACTATGGTTACGGAAGATAGCGCATCGATAAAAAAAAATGAGCCAGCGTCAGTCGCCGTAGCTACCAATGTCAACGTTAATGTTGACAATTCCCACCACACTATGGCGGCAGAGGGTAGTGATATAGCTGATATATCGCCACTGGCATTGCTCAAACCCACTCATGTACCACTTGAGGGCGAATGGACACCTGCCAAATGGGATTATTGGGTGTTTAATGCCCGTGAGCAAGGCTGGCTCGATGATGATGAATTAGTGCTTGCCAAACGCGGGGTTATGACAGGCGAGATTCATGGGGTTAGCCAATTTGTCACTGAACAAAGCTTTTTGACCCATACCGCAACTTTTGATAATTTTTGCCAAAAACTTCGACAGCGTTTTGAGGGTATTGATATTCGTTTGGCGGAGGGGGCAAGTAATTTTCAAGCGCTAGAGAAATTAACACCAGAAGCACTCCAAGAAGCCCGCGAAAAACTAGCATTACAACAAGCTACTCATCAGCTTGAACAACAAGCAGTTACCCAGGCACTGTTGCAGCAACACGCCTCGATTAGTTCTGTTAAGTTAATTCAATAA